In Lachnospiraceae bacterium, the DNA window GAGTGCAAGGCTTTCAGGCGGGGAACGCCAGCGGATCGGCATTGCAAGAATATTGCTGCGCAATCCAGATATCTGCCTTATGGATGAACCTTCCAGCGCTTTAGATGCCCTTCACGAGAAAGAACTTCTCCATACACTGCAGACAGCTTATGCAGGCAGAACATTACTGCTGATCTCCCACAGAAGCAGTACGCTGACGGGATGCAGCAGGATATTACAGGCTGGGGAATTAAAATGTTACAGAACGATCTGCAAATAGCAATCCGCAAGTAGTGATCCACAAAACAAAAAGAACAGCTGTGTACCAGACAGATATGTCCGGACACTCCTGGTCTTTTTTGCGATCTAGTACATCGTTTCGTAAATAACTGTACGAATCACGTAGGATGCGGATTTGAGTGTGCAGGTCTTAAAACGCAGGCGTAGCGGGCTACGCTGAGGCTTTTAGACCTGTGCAATCAGATTCGCAGACACGTGAGTGGTATAGTTATTTCGAAAACGCTGTACTAGTTTCGTAAATAACTGTACTGATCACGTAGAATGCGGATTTGAGTGTGCAGGTTTAAAAATGCTGGCCTATGAAATAGAATTTACCGTATAACCTGCATCTTCTACTGCCTTTTTCAGCACCTTCTCATCAACCTCACGGTCATAAGAAATAACAGCTCTTTTTCCCTTTAAGCTGACATTTGCAGATACACCGTCTATCTTGTTTAAAGCATGCATTACACGATTTACACAATGCTCACAGGTCATACCTGAGATCTGCATAATCTTTTCACCGACCACAGGGCCTTCCAGTTTACTTGGCTCTTCTTTCACCTCGCTGGCTCCGCCGCCGCCACAGCACGGGCTTTCGCCTTTCATATGTTTGATAGTGCCTCTGACAGCGAACACTGCGATTAGGATCAATATAAGTATTACGATTATATTAACCATTTTTATGTCCCTTTCGTTTCTGTAACAGGTCTGTACTGCCTACTTTTCTTCGCGGAATTTCTTATCTCTTGCTTGTTCCCGCTTTTTCTGGATATATTTTACTCCCTGGTAGATCCCCATTCCCACTACATAGATGATAATAAGGGCAACTACCATATAAAGCATGGAACCAGATGAATTTCCCATTTTTCTGTTCCTTTCTAAACATACATAACGTACATATCACCAGAAAATAGCACCATCATAAATACAGGTCCATTGCTGCGTGTAAATACAGACAGCAACTGGATCAGTGCTTTTTCATCGTTTTATGAACGTCCCCATGATGTGCATGAACACTTCCACAACTGCTGCAATGTCCGCTGCAGCCGCCGCAGCCACCGCCACAGCCACTTTTTCCGCTTCCACAGCTGCTGCAGCTGTCCTTTAACGCACCGGTACGTTTCCAGTAAATCACCAGACCACAGTAGCCAAATATAAGGAGCAATATAATTACATTTGCTATCATAAATATTCCCTTCTTTCTTCTTGATGTACTCTCGGAATCTTTTTGTACTTGATTTTGCGAGAAGATTTTTTGTCAGTTGTGCCCAAATTTTTGAGTCGTACGCGGTGCGTACGCTGATAAAATTTGGGTGCGACTGGCGGAAAATCGGCCGCAAAGGCAAGTGCATGAAAGACTCCGAGAGTACATCTTAATGTTCTCTCGGAAACATAAAACGATAAATATCTGCCAGATCCATTTTACCACAATGCAGCAGTTTTAAAAAGGGACCGGATGTTATCACCCGGACCCTTTCATTATGCCGGTATGTACCGACTGATACTTTTATAAACTTGCGGACTGTACAGAGCGCTTGGAATAGGTCTTCTGATCCTTATATGGATCTGGACGGAACAGCATGTACAGCATGAACAGCAGCACTACGAATGCCACAACTGTACCTGCGCCGAAGGAGCCATAGAATAAGAAGCTGCCGATCTGGTATACACAAAGAGTAACAGCGTAAGCAAATACATTCTGGAACAGGATCGCAAACCAGAACCACTTTCTGTCCTGCATCTGCTGGGCCATTGTCGAAATAGCTGCAAGACACGGAGAGTCAAGAAGGTTAAACAGCAGGAAGCTGAATCCGGCTAAAGCGGTTGGGAACCACATTCCAACACCTTCTGCAACGGTTTCTGCATCTTCAACGTCACCGGCAACATTTGCAAGTACGCCCATGGTAGAAACGATACCTTCTTTTGCACTGAAACCGGAGATCGCAGCTGCAACCGGCTGCCACTCGCCCCAGCCAAGAGGAGCAAAGAGAGGCGCGATCGCACCGCCAATGATAGCCATAAGGCTGTCTGCGGAATCTTCAACAATACCAAAGGAACCATCAGCAAATCCAAAAGTAGAAAGCAGCCACATTACTACGCAGGCAAGGAACAGGATAGTACCAGCCTTGATGATGAAGCCTTTCAGTCTTTCCCAGACATGCATCAGAACAGTCTTAGCAGATGGGATATGGTACTGTGGAAGCTCCATAACGAATGGAGCCGGTTTTCCGGAGAATGGTTTTGTTTTCTTTAACATGATAGCTGCTACAAGAACAGCTACGATACCTACAAAGTACATGATAGGAGCCATCATGCCAGCTACATCCCAGCCAGTTACATAACCAGCCATAACGCCGCCCATTAAAGCGATTACAGGAAGTTTAGCACCACATGGGATAAAGGTTGCTGTCATAATTGTAAGTCTTCTGTCGTTATCCTGCTCAATGGTCTTGGAAGCCATGATACCTGGGATACCACAACCAGAGGAGATCAGTAACGGGATGAA includes these proteins:
- a CDS encoding heavy-metal-associated domain-containing protein, producing the protein MVNIIVILILILIAVFAVRGTIKHMKGESPCCGGGGASEVKEEPSKLEGPVVGEKIMQISGMTCEHCVNRVMHALNKIDGVSANVSLKGKRAVISYDREVDEKVLKKAVEDAGYTVNSIS
- a CDS encoding FeoB-associated Cys-rich membrane protein, with the protein product MIANVIILLLIFGYCGLVIYWKRTGALKDSCSSCGSGKSGCGGGCGGCSGHCSSCGSVHAHHGDVHKTMKKH